One Entelurus aequoreus isolate RoL-2023_Sb linkage group LG09, RoL_Eaeq_v1.1, whole genome shotgun sequence genomic window carries:
- the gins1 gene encoding DNA replication complex GINS protein PSF1, with product MFCEKAVELIRELKRMNDGQLPAFNDDGVRQVLQEIESLYDQNQGDVNETKSDQRADLIPSIRLRHCCLLRNQRCVAAYLYDRLLRIRALRWEYGSVLPASVRFHMNAEELQWFACYKKSLASFMRSLGGGGGLDITQDMKPPKSLYIEVRCLMDHGELEIDDGTVILLKKNSQHFLPRWKCEHLIRQGVLEHVMS from the exons ATGTTTTGTGAGAAAGCCGTCGAGTTGATTCGAGAACTCAAGCGGATGAATGACGGACAACTTCCTGCCTTTAAT GATGATGGTGTGCGCCAGGTGCTGCAGGAGATTGAGTCCTTGTACGACCAAAACCAAGGCGACGT TAACGAGACCAAAAGCGACCAGCGAGCAGATTTGATCCCCTCCATCAGACTGCGTCACTGCTGCCTGCTGCGGAACCAACGCTGCGTCGCCGCCTACCt GTACGACCGCCTGTTGAGGATCCGGGCTCTGCGCTGGGAATACGGCAGCGTGCTCCCCGCCAGCGTGCGCTTCCACATGAACGCAGAGGAG CTTCAGTGGTTCGCGTGCTACAAGAAGTCTCTGGCGTCGTTCATGCGCTCTCTCGGGGGCGGCGGCGGGCTGGACATCACTCAGGACATGAAGCCGCCGAAGAGTCTTTACATCGAG GTGAGATGTCTGATGGATCATGGCGAGCTTGAGATCGATGACGGGACCGTAATCCTCCTCAAGAAGAACAGTCAG CACTTCCTGCCACGGTGGAAATGCGAGCACCTGATTCGACAAGGCGTCCTGGAGCACGTCATGTCCTGA